The genomic interval CTCGTGCCCATTCCGATCTTCCGTTTTCTTGCCAGACGCTGCACACCCGCTTCGATCTCCTCCGACGAGAGGAGAGCCTTGAAGAGGGTTGCGAGCATGCGCACTCGAGCAAAGACGGCTCCCTTGAGGTAGGCCGCCAGAAACTCTTCTGCTGCTGTACTGACCGAGTAGCGGCTGGAGGCTTCGGTTAGGTCGGGGTGGGCTTCATGAAAGAAGTGGTAGGGATATCCTTCTTTGCTTAAGTAGGGGATCCCCGATTCGGGGATCTGGAACGGCCCGCGATCCACAAGGAGAAGGCGCTGGAGCTCCCCAAGTGCGGCATAGGCTGGGTCTCGCCGGGCGTCGAAGGGTAGGCCCAAGTGTTGGCGCAGGTCGCCCGCCGTTATCTCCTTTCTCTCACGGAGGAGAGAGAAAGCGGTCCGCGCGCCGACGCTGAGACCGGTTAGATCATTCAACGCGCGCCCGCGGCGAAGCAGTGCGTAAAGTGACGGCATCACGGAACGGTGAATCAGTGTCACTCGGTCGGCGACCACCTGCACTTCGATGGCGCAAGCCTCGCCCAACAGTCGATTGGTGAGGGCGATGCCACGAGTGAGGGCCGCCTTGTCCGGCTCGTGGCCTGCGAAAGCGCGATACAGGCTAGCAAGAGGCAGACCCTTGGTCGGGCCGTACCGAAGCGCGAGTCCTACATGTGAAAGAAAGCGCTCAGCGTCTCGAGGTTCACGGATCGCCTGGCCTTTAAGCCCAAGTGATTCGTCCTGCTTCTGCTGGAATCCACCGAGGTCGATTCCTTTTCGCGCGAGCTTCTCGCGCATCTCAGTGGCGCTTAGCCGAGCGTCTGTCGAACCCTTGGATGAGCTGCGGCGCCGGTGCGCGAATGCAGCTGCCGTGGCCTCGCCTCGGCCGCCAACGAACGGAGCGGATGGAGGCGGCCGCCGCGATCTCATCGAGTTCTTCGGCGGCGGCGGTAGCTCACGGCTTCTGCAGCTCCGCCACGAGGAGCGGGATCGCCCGGTCCAGATTCAGCGCATACGCATAGATGACAGCAAACAGCCGACCAAAAACGCCCACTCCCCATCCTTCGCCGTCGACCAGAAACTCTAGTTCAACTCGTTCAGGGCCTATCCCGTGGAAACGATGATCGTAATGCACAGTCAACCAAAGGAACGGGCCGACCCATTTCCAGTTGATACCCGGGTTCAGCTCCTCCATGCGAAAAGTGGAACGCACACCATTGGTTAGCTTGATGACGCCTTCCGAGTGCGACGTGAGGGCGCCAAGAGGCGTGACGTCGACTCTGCGAATGTGCCTGGCCCAACTAGGCCAGTCTGAGACTCGAGCCAGGTGTGCCCATGCCTTCTCGGGTGATGCGCGAACTGTGAAACGACGCTGCAGTAGTCTCATCGAGCTACCCGTCCCGCGTCCGCCGAAGGCCCGAGATCAGCCGGGACGGCCGCGTTCAGCTTGACCATTCGCGGGCCCTCGTCGGCGGCATGTCACCGTTCTACGGCGGCCACAGCATTCTACGGCTCTTCGACTCGACACGCGGCGAACCGTAGTGGCTTGCGGGCGCCGGCATTCACGGCTTCAGGTCCTCGGGGGTGCGCAGCTCGCCGCCGCGGACAACGTAGCGCAGCTTCCGGAAATTGCGGACATCTTGCGAGGGGTCCCCGCTCACCGCGATCAAGTCCGCGGCCTTCCCCTTCTCAATGGTGCCGATCTCGGCTTCGAGACCCAGGGCGCGGCTGGCCACGGCCGTCGATGCGGCGATCACTTGCATTGGCGTCATCCCCGCGGATTGCATCGCCTCCATCTCCGCATAGATGGCGGGGCCGTGGAGAGTGAGGGGGTTGCCGGCATCGGTGCCGGTGGCAATCGGGATTCCGGCGGCCACCAGCTTGGGCAGGTTAGAGGCCGCCACCCTCTCATCCTGGACCACGCGGTGCTCGCGAGCCTCAACGTTTGCCGCGTCGACGAGAGAGGCTTCGAGTGCAGCGGTGGAGGCTACCTTGACCAGGGTCGCCTCGTCCACGCAGTGGTTCGGGTCGTCCACGCTGGGAGCCTTCCGGTCGATCAGGGCACGGAACATCCGAACATATCCGCGACCCACGGTCAGAGTGGGGCTCAGGATCGTGCCCTGCTGACGGGCCAGGTCTAGAAACTCCTGATCGACGGGTACGTCCCAAACGCTGTGGACCAGGAGCTTTGCCCCCGCCCGCAGGGCCACCTTCGCCTCCGCGAGGCCCGTGGCGTGGACGATCAACGGGAGGCCCATATGGCGTGCCTCGTCACCCGCGGCCATAACCGCTTTCTCCGATGCCTCGACGGTCAGGGTCGGCGGCCGGACGATGTACCAGAGTTTCACCGCGTGCGCCCCTTGCGCACTCAAGTAGCGCACGGCCTCGCGGGCGGCGGTCTCGCTGGTCAGGGGCAGGAACTGGCGCTCTCCGGGCAGGGTCAGCCAATGATCGAGGGTGGAGAGGAGGGGACCGGCCGCGACCACGTGGGGCATCAGCGTGTCCTGCGCGTATCGGTCTTGGAGCTGCAATGTCCAGGGGTAGCCCCCGACGTCGAACACCGCGGTGACGCCGGAGCAGAGATACGACCGGCCGAAGCGATCGGGATGCTTGCGGAGGTCCGCTTCAACCGTCTCATAGGGATGAGCGGCGCGTAGATCAAGGGCATCGGGGCGCCCATCCGCCCATCCGGTCTGTGAAAAGTGGACGTGAGCGTCGATCAGGCCCGGCGTGAGCCACAGCCCTTTGAGGTCGGTGACGCCGACGTTCTCGGGGAGGGGGCACTGGGCCGCGCTGCCCGCACAATCGATCTTGCCGCCGCGCAGCACGACCGTCGCGGTGGGCACCGGCGGGCCCCCGCGCCCGTCGATGAGGGTCGCGCCCACCAGGGCCCGCGGCGGTGGGGGGGTGCCGGGCGGCGCGTCTATCGCTCCCGTGACCGCCACCCTCCAGCCCTCCGGGGTCTTCGTGAACAAGCGCTCCGAGATCCCTGTGTGTTCTTCTCTGCCGTAGCGGACTCGGTAGCGGTAGGTGCCGTAGACGACACCCGCCTGAACCGGCACGAGGTGTAGGTCGCTGGCTTCGATCACATCCGGCCAACGCTCCCCGGCCGCCTTCACGAACTCTTCGAAGCCGGTGACAAACCCCGTGGGCCCACCGCGAGCGAGGCGGTCGCTGCGGTGGTAGCAGGCCAAGTAGGCCTCGCGGTCTCGCCGGCGAATGGCGTCGATATTCTTTTCGAACAGGCTGCGGGCGGCCCCGAGATCCACGGCGGCATCGTCTGCGGAGCCCAGCCACGGCGCTACGCCTAGAAACGCGAGGGTGAGAGCGAGGCACGAATGTCCCATGGAGCCTCCTTGTTGGACGAGATGAGCCGGGAGCCTTTGGCTCCTCCCGGCCAACCCCGGACCATGATAGGGTTCAGCTTATGGAAATCCTACTCCTGCTGGTCGCGCTTGCTACCGCCGGCGAGAGGCCCCAAGTCGGCGACACGGCCCCCAACTTCAGCTTGCCCGGTCCGGGCGGGCAGGCGGTGTCTCTGGCCGCCTTCAAGGGCAAGACGATGGTGGTGCTCGCCTTCTTCCCTAAGGCCTTCACCGCCGGCTGAACGAAGGAAATGTCGGCGTATCGGGATCGTTATTCCGAGTTCGCCGGCACCGCCCAGGTACTGGGCGTCTCGATGGACAATCAGGAGACCCAAGTGAAGTTCTCGGAGTCCCTGAAGGCGCCATTTCCGCTCTTGGCCGACGCTGACGGCACCGTCTCGAAAGCCTACGGCGTTTGGAACGAGGGGGGGTACGCAAGCCGCGTCACATTCGTGATTGACCGCGACGGGAAGGTGAAGGCCGTGTTTGAGGGGAAAGACGCCCTCGATCCCGCCGGTGCCCTCGGCGCCTGCGCCAAGCCCCATGCCCCTTAGGTAGCAGAGCCGGAGCCGGGCGGTCCGATTGGCTCCAAATCGGACAATCTTGGGTCCCGCCCCCGCAGCGACCCGACCGGGCGGTTCTCGCTGCCTTGGGAAAAGACCTTAGATGAGTGCCGGTGTGACGGTGCTCACTGAAGGAAGGGTGTACCGGCACCAGGATGAGCCGGGCCCGGCGGTCCAGAAATGCTTCAGCGGTACAAGCTTCGCCTTAGCGACGGCACCCTCCTGGTGGTAGACCACGACGCTCTCAGCAGTTGGGTGGTCGACGGCAAGGCGATGGTGCAGCCCGTCGGCTCCGACCGCTGGTTGTCGCTGAAGAAGTTCCTCCTAGAAGAGCGAAGGGCCAACTCACCCTGGTGGAGCTCGAAACCCTCCGGGGAGATCGCCAGCGTCCACCGTACGCTGCTGGAGGACGACGGGATCCTCCCGCCTGCTCGCCCGTCCCGCGAACTGCCCCTCATCCCACCCCCGCCCCGGCGCGTCCCCACGGATGAGATCGTTGCCCCCGTCCTCGAATCTAGCTCCGGCTCCCCGACGCTGGACGCCGAGCCGCCCGCCCCCGTAGAGCCGCTCCCGAGCGAACCCGAAGCCTCCCAAGAAGTCGAAGTCTCACTCGAGAGCGCTCAGGCGGAGCCGCTGCGCTCCATCCCCGAGCCGCCGAGCATTTGGGTGTCCGAGGAGCCGGCGGCCCTTGACTCCCTGTCCCCCCCCTCGGTGCCCGTGGAAGAGGACCCGATCACCCTATCTGAGCCGTTCGTAGACGCGGAGACGCCGGGCTTCAGCGCTGCCCCGGGGTTGGCCAGTGCGCTTCCGGAATCGTTGCCGGCCGAAGTCCTGAACCTGCACGCGTTGGCGGAGGAGGCGGCGGCCCCGCCCCCTGGATCTGTAGGACGCCCTGGGTGGCGTGAGACCAATGCCCCGGTCATCTCGTTGGAGCCCTTGGGAGAGGAGGAGCCGCCCCGGACAACGGTTGGCCGGAGGCGGAGGGGGCCTTGGGAGACCCCTCTACGCCGGGTGGCGCAGGTACAGGTCCTGGCGGATGACACAGATACCCCGCCCGACGGATCAGCGCTTTCGGAATCGACGCCCGAGGTGGACGCCTCCGTCATCGGCCTGAAGCCCCTCGATGACAACAAGCCCTTCCCCGCGGCCGCGCCTCTAGTGACGGCTGAGGTCGAGCGGGTCGAGCCGAGGCCACGCTCGGAAACCTTCTTTCTGGGTCTAGCGCCCCCCTGGGGCCCTCGCGTCAATAGGTGGCTCGATCGCTTCAGCCGCCTGCTCGCTCACTTCGGGCGAACCCTTGATGATTTCGCGTCTCGGAAAGACCTCTCCTCCCGTTGGGCCAGGCTTCTGGCCGGCGGGCGGAGTCTGGCTACACGGCCGGTGCTGACGCGGGGCGCCTCTGCGCGGCCGCCGTCGGACAGCGAGCTCCCGATCATCCCGCTAAAGCTGCTTGATGACGAAGTCCCTGCGCGTGAGCGGCTCGTCGCCCGGCTCCGCGCCGGCTTGGCCCATGCAGCGGGCAAAGCCGTCTCGATGGTGACGGAACTCCTAGCGACGCTTCGCCAGGCGGCTCCGGGCTGGAGCGATCGCGTCCGTGGGTGGGCGCCCCGCCTCAACCGGCCGAGACCCGTCCCCCAACCGCCCTCCTCCGACGAGAGTGCGATGCCTGATCCGTTCGGCCGGGCTCTGCGCACCCCCTTGAAGCCACCGGCCACCCTCAACGAGCTCCCCGCGCTCCGCTTGGCCAAGATCGAGGAGGAGGAAGTCGAGCCCGTCTACGACGACGTCTTTGAGGGTCCCGGCTTCTTCGACGTTGCCTGGCTTTGGACGAAGCGCGCCACGCTGCTCGCCGGTTTGGTGGCCGGGGGGATCGTCGCCGCCAACACCTGGGAGATCTGGCTCCCGAGGGCAGCCCAGCTCTCTCGAATGATGTTCCTCGAAATCGACGAACGCGTGCGCCCGACGGTCCCGAGCCGGGCGGAGGAGCCGTCGGCCGCGATCCGCGCGGCGCTCCAGGCCGCCAATGAGCAGCTGCCCCACCTCGCCCCCGAGACCATAGAGCTCGTGATGTCCAAGAGCCTAGCCGGCCTCCTTGACCCTCCCGAGGTGTTCGCACGCGCCCACGATGCGCTGGACCGTGGGAGGGCGGCGCTGACGGCGGAGGAAGCCCAGGAGCTGAAGGCCCTGCGCACCGGGATGCTCGCCCCGCTCCATCCCGACGAGAGGGACCGTCTCTACGAATACGACCTTCTGCGGCGCCACCGTGTCACGCTCCCGTTCGAGGACCGTGAGGCGCTCGGACTGGTGGCGCGAGGAATGCGCGCGTTGCCCCCCGAGGCCCGTGAACGCTTCCAATGGTTGGCCGGCAAGGCCATCACGGCCGGGCTCTCGGTCCCCGACACCTCGCCGCCCCGAGCGGCCACCGCATCCTGAGCACGGGTCAGGGGTTCCTCCCCGCGGCAACGGGCTAGTTGCGCGAGGTCGGGGCGGCTTTGATCCGCCTCGACACCCAGAGCCTCGCAAGCAGGCCCACCACGAGCAGGCCGACCGCGACGAGTGCCGTCTGGGTGTCACCCACGATCACACCCGCGAGGAAGAGCGTGGCGCCGGCCAGCACAATTCCCGCCGACCACGGATACCCCCACGCCCGGAACGGCCGGTCCAGGAGTGGCTCCCGCCGCCGCAGGACGATGAGGGCGAGACAGCACACGCAGTAGTTCGCGGCGAGGAAGAAGGATGCCACCGCGACCAGCTTCTGGAAGGTCCCGCTCAAGATCAGAGCGACCGCCACCCCCGTCGTCACGAGTGCGGCCCGCGTCGGCGTGCCCCGGTCAGAGACCGCCGCGGAGCCTCGCCACAAGAGGCCGTCCCTGCCAAGGGCAAAGAGAATACGGGTGCCAATCATCATGATGGCGTTGATGAGCGGCAGCAAGGAAACGAGGGACAGCAGGGTGATGATTTGGTTGCCCCGTCCGCCGAAGACGACTTGGGCGGCCACGGCCGCGGGCAGCGTGGACTGGGAGAGGACCGGGAGGGGGAGAACCGAGAGGAGGGCGACGTTGACGAGCAGATAGACCACGATTACAGAGAGGACTCCGCCGATCATCGACATTGGTAAGGTGCGCCGCGGGTCGCGGTCCTCCTCCGCAAAATACAGAGCGCTCTGCCACCCGGCATAGGTGATGACCACAGACTGGAGAGCCACCACCATGCCGAAAAGGGCCGGCCGATTCAGCGTCAACGGACTGGCACCCGTGACGAGGGCGGGCGACCGCGCGGCATGGATGAAGCAGGCCACCACGAGAGCGAGGAATGCCAGGGACTTGAGCGCGGTGGTCACCTGCTGGAACTGACTCCCCACCCGCACCCCCGCCCACTGAAGGGCCGTGAAGGACAGGAGGGCCGCGACGGCGATGCCCTTGGCGGCCGGGTCGGGCAGGTGAAGAAGCACGGTCGAGAACTCGCCGATCCCGATGGACACATATCCGAGAACGGCGCAATAGGTGAGCCAGTCCGTCCAGCCCACCGCGAAGCCGACGGTGTCGCCGAAAGTCCGGCGCGCGTAGACATAGTAGCCGCCGGCCTGGGGGAGAGCGGTGCCGAGTTCGGCCAGACACACGGAGCCGAGCAGGGTGTAGACGCCACCCACTAGCCAGACGAGGAGAATGTTCCCCCGCGACCCAAGCTCGCGGGCAACGAGACCGGGCGTGCGGAGGATCCCGATGCCGAGGGTGCTGCCGATGATGACGGCCAGGCCGAAGCCGATCCCCAGGACGCGCATCAAGCCGCCCGCGGAGGCGGCGCGCGTGCGGACCTGGTTGGGGGAGGTCCCCGTCATCTCTCAGGGCTTGAGGGTGACGAGCACGGCTAGGACCGCGGGACCGCGGTTGCGGGCCGAATGGCTCGACCCCCGGGCCTCGAATTCCACGTCTCCCGGCTTCCAGCGGTTGATCTTCGTCTTGCCCTCCGCCGTATCCTCGATGGTGCCACCGGACAGGTGAACCAGGACGATGTCGGAGGCGTGGGTGTGGGGGCCTTCCTGTGCATTCGCCTCCATGCGACCACGGATGACCCGCACGCGATCGTTCTCGAACAGCGGATCGAAGCTGAAGCCGGGGGGCGGCGCGCCCAGAGGGCCCAGGGCGCCCGGTCCGGCGGGACTGGTCCGCGAGCCGGACGGACCCTTGGGTTCCACGATGATGAACGGACGCTTCTCACCGACCCCCGGCGGCAGGTCCTCCGACCAGCGGGCCTCGCCGTTGTCGAGGAATACCACCACCGCCGCCGGGTGGGAGGAAAGGCCGAGCCCCGTGCCAGCCCTGATGACCTTGACTCTTTCGTTCTCGAAGACGACAGTCGGGGTCGTCGAAGCGCCTGCATCGGCTTCGTGGATGCTCCAGGGCCTGGCGGGGGTCAAGGAGACTAGGAGACATCCCATTCCCAACAGGGAGGAGCGGATCGGGCTCCACGAGAGCATAAAGGCCTCCGGGCAGGACGGGGGCAGTACCCAAACGGCGCCACATTATACCGGCGGCCGTACCGGAGTCGGGGTCCTGAGCGGCTGGCAGGGCTGTCCGACTTTCGAGTACGCTCTCAGAAAAGCACCTCATCCCGGTCCCGGGGGAAAACCCGGCGGTGAGCGCGAGGAAACGGCATGGAATATCGGCGACTGGGAACGACGGGGTTGAAGGTCTCGCGACTCGGCCTCGGCTGCGGCAACTTCGGGGGCGTGGGGTCGGCGCCCGAGTTTTACGGAATGGGCGAGAGCGAGCCGGAAGCGTTTGCGCTGATGGATCTGGCCTTCGATGCGGGCATTAACTTCTTCGACACCGCCGACGCCTATGGGGGCGGTCGAAGCGAGACTTTCATCGGGCGCTGGTTGGATGGAAAAGGATCCCACGTGCGGGATCAGCTTCTCCTGAGTTCGAAGGTGTTCAACGCCGTTGGGCCAGGTCCAAACGATCGCGGCCTCTCCCGCCGCCACATTGCGCGGCAGATCGACGCCACCCTGTCCCGGCTGCGGACGGATCGGTTGGATTTGTACCTGATCCACGAGCCCGACCCGGAGACCCGGCTCGATGAGACCTGCCGCGCCCTCGACGACCTGATCCGCTCGGGCAAGGTCCTCTACATCGGCGCCAGCAACATTGAAGCCTGGCGCCTGGCTCGGGCCTTGTGGATCAGCGATCGGGAGAGCCTGAACCGGTTCGAGTGGGTCCAGAACTCCTACAGCCTACTGGACCGGTCGCCCGAGCGCGAAGTCTTCCCGCTCTGTGCGGACCAGGGATTGGGCTTCACGGCCTTCAGCCCGCTGGCGGGCGGCTGGCTCACGGGGAAGTACCAGGCCGAGGGTTCCTATCCGCCCGGATCCCGTATGACGCTTCGGCCCGAGCCATATCGGCACCTGGAGAAAGACGCCGTCTTTCGGGGTCTCTCCGCGCTGGCGGACGAAGCCCGGTCGCGAGGCATTGACCTCTCAACCCTGGCCATGGCCTGGATGCTCCAGCATCCCGT from Vicinamibacteria bacterium carries:
- a CDS encoding SRPBCC family protein; this translates as MRLLQRRFTVRASPEKAWAHLARVSDWPSWARHIRRVDVTPLGALTSHSEGVIKLTNGVRSTFRMEELNPGINWKWVGPFLWLTVHYDHRFHGIGPERVELEFLVDGEGWGVGVFGRLFAVIYAYALNLDRAIPLLVAELQKP
- a CDS encoding aldo/keto reductase yields the protein MEYRRLGTTGLKVSRLGLGCGNFGGVGSAPEFYGMGESEPEAFALMDLAFDAGINFFDTADAYGGGRSETFIGRWLDGKGSHVRDQLLLSSKVFNAVGPGPNDRGLSRRHIARQIDATLSRLRTDRLDLYLIHEPDPETRLDETCRALDDLIRSGKVLYIGASNIEAWRLARALWISDRESLNRFEWVQNSYSLLDRSPEREVFPLCADQGLGFTAFSPLAGGWLTGKYQAEGSYPPGSRMTLRPEPYRHLEKDAVFRGLSALADEARSRGIDLSTLAMAWMLQHPVVTAAIIGPRRPAHLEPALAALKVGLSTEDAERIAGFFTLPS
- a CDS encoding peroxiredoxin gives rise to the protein MEILLLLVALATAGERPQVGDTAPNFSLPGPGGQAVSLAAFKGKTMVVLAFFPKAFTAGUTKEMSAYRDRYSEFAGTAQVLGVSMDNQETQVKFSESLKAPFPLLADADGTVSKAYGVWNEGGYASRVTFVIDRDGKVKAVFEGKDALDPAGALGACAKPHAP
- a CDS encoding APC family permease; the encoded protein is MTGTSPNQVRTRAASAGGLMRVLGIGFGLAVIIGSTLGIGILRTPGLVARELGSRGNILLVWLVGGVYTLLGSVCLAELGTALPQAGGYYVYARRTFGDTVGFAVGWTDWLTYCAVLGYVSIGIGEFSTVLLHLPDPAAKGIAVAALLSFTALQWAGVRVGSQFQQVTTALKSLAFLALVVACFIHAARSPALVTGASPLTLNRPALFGMVVALQSVVITYAGWQSALYFAEEDRDPRRTLPMSMIGGVLSVIVVYLLVNVALLSVLPLPVLSQSTLPAAVAAQVVFGGRGNQIITLLSLVSLLPLINAIMMIGTRILFALGRDGLLWRGSAAVSDRGTPTRAALVTTGVAVALILSGTFQKLVAVASFFLAANYCVCCLALIVLRRREPLLDRPFRAWGYPWSAGIVLAGATLFLAGVIVGDTQTALVAVGLLVVGLLARLWVSRRIKAAPTSRN
- a CDS encoding amidohydrolase family protein codes for the protein MGHSCLALTLAFLGVAPWLGSADDAAVDLGAARSLFEKNIDAIRRRDREAYLACYHRSDRLARGGPTGFVTGFEEFVKAAGERWPDVIEASDLHLVPVQAGVVYGTYRYRVRYGREEHTGISERLFTKTPEGWRVAVTGAIDAPPGTPPPPRALVGATLIDGRGGPPVPTATVVLRGGKIDCAGSAAQCPLPENVGVTDLKGLWLTPGLIDAHVHFSQTGWADGRPDALDLRAAHPYETVEADLRKHPDRFGRSYLCSGVTAVFDVGGYPWTLQLQDRYAQDTLMPHVVAAGPLLSTLDHWLTLPGERQFLPLTSETAAREAVRYLSAQGAHAVKLWYIVRPPTLTVEASEKAVMAAGDEARHMGLPLIVHATGLAEAKVALRAGAKLLVHSVWDVPVDQEFLDLARQQGTILSPTLTVGRGYVRMFRALIDRKAPSVDDPNHCVDEATLVKVASTAALEASLVDAANVEAREHRVVQDERVAASNLPKLVAAGIPIATGTDAGNPLTLHGPAIYAEMEAMQSAGMTPMQVIAASTAVASRALGLEAEIGTIEKGKAADLIAVSGDPSQDVRNFRKLRYVVRGGELRTPEDLKP